In the genome of Phycisphaerales bacterium, one region contains:
- a CDS encoding DMT family transporter, which produces MPGVLVAATEFNHLIGQSSALMAAVTWATALVLFKRSGEHIEPIALNLFKNAIALVCLTATLAVGLVWAPAGALVWQGPAESAPEPLQNGEIALLLLSGIVGIALADTLVFAALRLTGVGLLTIAECTYTPFMVLFSWVLLSEQLGWVQGAGVVLILLAVLVASRHRPPTDRTPTQIALGIVLGIVAMGTMAWAIVVVTPLIRRYPLVPITTLRMAAGLGGLVLFMLLSGSLRTHLGVFRPTRVWRTAVPAALLGTYFSILFWTAGFKYTYTSVAAVLNQTSAIMACVLAAIFLHERLLLRHYLALAAAICGVLLVQFVDPAQQAAWQQALQTMLRPEQP; this is translated from the coding sequence ATGCCGGGCGTGCTGGTCGCAGCCACCGAGTTCAACCATCTGATCGGCCAGTCATCGGCACTGATGGCCGCCGTCACCTGGGCGACGGCGCTGGTCCTCTTCAAACGTAGCGGCGAACATATCGAGCCCATCGCCCTCAACCTTTTCAAGAACGCGATCGCGCTCGTCTGCCTGACGGCCACCCTCGCGGTCGGCCTGGTCTGGGCCCCCGCCGGTGCGCTGGTGTGGCAGGGACCTGCGGAAAGTGCCCCGGAACCACTCCAGAATGGTGAGATTGCACTGCTGCTGCTTAGCGGTATCGTGGGGATTGCACTGGCCGACACCCTTGTCTTCGCCGCACTGCGGTTGACGGGCGTGGGACTGCTGACGATTGCCGAGTGTACCTACACACCATTCATGGTGCTCTTTTCGTGGGTGCTGTTGTCGGAGCAGCTCGGGTGGGTGCAGGGCGCCGGCGTCGTGCTGATTCTACTAGCCGTTCTGGTCGCCTCACGTCATCGCCCCCCCACCGACCGCACCCCGACGCAGATTGCGCTTGGCATTGTGCTGGGAATCGTGGCCATGGGCACGATGGCCTGGGCGATTGTGGTCGTCACGCCGCTCATCCGTCGCTACCCACTCGTTCCCATCACCACGCTGCGCATGGCCGCCGGATTGGGGGGGCTCGTCCTCTTCATGCTGCTTTCCGGCTCGCTGCGCACACACCTCGGGGTGTTCCGCCCAACGCGCGTCTGGCGTACGGCCGTACCCGCCGCCCTGCTCGGGACCTACTTCTCCATTCTGTTCTGGACGGCTGGGTTCAAGTACACCTACACCTCCGTTGCAGCGGTGCTCAACCAGACTTCGGCCATCATGGCCTGCGTTCTGGCGGCCATCTTCCTGCACGAACGGTTGCTGCTGCGCCACTACCTTGCCTTGGCGGCCGCCATCTGTGGCGTGCTGCTGGTGCAATTCGTGGACCCCGCCCAGCAGGCGGCTTGGCAGCAAGCGCTGCAAACCATGCTGCGACCTGAACAGCCGTAG
- a CDS encoding PAS domain S-box protein: protein MAQSSAPDARTWTVSQQPALRSAVLYFVLATVYIIVSDQLVTGGPAPLQTLKGILFVALTAVLTYYLIARSSNALERSHRRVRESEARLRRIIEASPNAVITLDEDLRIVQWSRAAEELFGWPAAEARGQEFLELLIPAAARSDAERRLRMAQQGENVMGTDCQARTRDDGRRWMRWTVNRVQSQEVGVTELLVVAEDVTERRELGERLRQSQKMEAMGQLAGGVAHDFNNILTAIMCYAELLKADLRPGVPVTAAACTDVDNIMTATERAALLTRQLLAFSRRQVVRAEVLSPNRVIENLAPMLRRLIPENVALIQQLAPEIWSVRADATQLEQILLNLSINARDAMPGGGRLIIETRNETLAAADVVNLAPLQPGMYVCLAITDNGIGMDAATRDRIFEPFFTTKGAGHGTGLGLPTVLSIVEQSGGQISVNSEPGKGSTFRIYLPALPKDQPVGAAGPVPSEVLHGTETIAVCEDDDSVRTLTCRALLGHGYHVIDAKHGEELLARAAAHRGTIDLLVTDVVLPGMNGREVAERMRATRRELAVLYVSGYTSDILAAGALGDHNARFLEKPFVPRVLLQSVREILDRRLVQQPAR, encoded by the coding sequence ATGGCCCAATCTTCGGCGCCGGATGCACGCACGTGGACCGTTTCGCAGCAGCCCGCTCTGCGGTCCGCCGTGTTGTACTTCGTCCTCGCCACGGTCTACATCATCGTATCGGATCAGCTTGTGACCGGTGGGCCGGCACCGCTGCAGACGCTGAAGGGGATTCTGTTTGTAGCGCTGACCGCTGTGCTCACCTACTACCTGATCGCCCGGAGTTCGAACGCGCTGGAACGTTCCCACCGCCGCGTACGTGAGAGTGAAGCGCGGCTGCGACGTATCATCGAAGCCAGCCCCAACGCAGTCATCACGCTCGATGAAGACCTGCGGATCGTGCAGTGGAGCCGTGCGGCGGAAGAGCTTTTCGGCTGGCCGGCGGCGGAAGCGCGCGGGCAGGAATTCCTGGAGCTGCTGATACCCGCCGCGGCGCGCAGCGATGCGGAGCGCCGCCTGCGTATGGCGCAGCAGGGTGAAAATGTCATGGGGACAGACTGCCAGGCGCGCACGCGCGACGATGGTCGGCGCTGGATGCGCTGGACGGTCAACCGCGTGCAGAGCCAGGAGGTCGGGGTAACCGAGTTGCTGGTGGTCGCGGAAGACGTGACCGAGCGGCGTGAACTCGGGGAGCGGCTGCGGCAATCGCAGAAGATGGAGGCGATGGGACAACTGGCCGGAGGTGTGGCGCACGATTTCAACAACATCCTGACGGCGATCATGTGCTACGCGGAGCTGCTCAAGGCCGACCTCCGCCCGGGCGTCCCGGTGACCGCGGCGGCCTGCACGGATGTGGACAACATCATGACCGCGACGGAGCGCGCGGCCCTGCTGACGCGGCAGTTGCTCGCCTTCAGTCGCCGGCAAGTCGTGCGCGCGGAAGTGCTGTCGCCCAATCGGGTGATCGAGAACCTCGCCCCCATGCTCCGACGGCTGATCCCGGAGAACGTGGCGCTGATCCAGCAACTCGCCCCGGAAATCTGGTCCGTGCGCGCCGACGCGACCCAGCTCGAGCAGATCCTGCTGAACCTTTCCATCAACGCCCGCGATGCCATGCCCGGTGGCGGCCGCCTCATCATCGAGACCCGCAACGAGACGCTGGCAGCCGCGGATGTCGTCAACCTGGCCCCGCTGCAACCCGGGATGTATGTCTGCCTGGCGATCACGGACAACGGGATCGGGATGGATGCGGCCACCAGGGACCGCATTTTTGAGCCGTTCTTCACCACCAAGGGGGCCGGGCACGGCACTGGCCTGGGACTGCCGACGGTACTCAGCATCGTCGAGCAGAGCGGGGGACAGATCTCGGTCAACAGCGAGCCGGGCAAGGGTTCGACGTTCAGGATCTACCTGCCGGCGCTGCCGAAGGACCAGCCGGTGGGTGCGGCGGGACCGGTCCCCAGCGAGGTGCTCCATGGCACGGAGACGATCGCCGTGTGCGAGGATGACGACTCGGTGCGTACCCTGACCTGTCGAGCGCTGCTGGGTCACGGTTACCACGTGATTGACGCGAAGCATGGGGAGGAGTTGTTGGCCCGTGCTGCGGCTCACCGGGGCACGATCGACCTGCTGGTGACGGATGTCGTGTTGCCGGGAATGAATGGGCGCGAGGTGGCGGAGCGGATGCGGGCGACTCGCAGGGAACTCGCGGTGCTCTATGTATCGGGCTACACCTCCGATATCCTGGCCGCCGGAGCGCTCGGTGACCACAACGCCAGGTTTCTCGAAAAGCCGTTTGTGCCCCGCGTGCTTCTCCAGAGTGTCCGGGAAATCCTCGACCGGCGGTTGGTTCAGCAACCAGCCCGATAA